GATGACGCCTCTACCGTTACCGGGGCAGACCTGGATACCTCCGGTGGGTATCTGGCCATGGGCAGTGAAGGACTGGGAGAGTCTTCCAGTTTTGCCGGCAGTGACTAGGATAAGAGGAGGAAATTAGAAAGTAAAGCAAAGGCGGTATTATGGATATTGAAAAACATTATAAAAATGCCCGTGAAAAATATGGCCAAATGGGGATAGACACAGATAAGGCTTTGGAAAAAATGAGCAGTATACCACTGTCAATTCATTGTTGGCAGGGTGACGATGTAGCGGGATTTGAAAAGAAAGGCTCCGTCCTTTCGGGGGGCGGTATTCTCTCCACTGGAGCTTACCCGGGCAGAGCCGGCAATATTGACCAGCTAGCCCAAGATATAGAAAAAGCATTTTCCCTGGTACCTGGGCCTAAAAAATTATCCCTCCATGCCATATACGGGGATTTTAAAGCGAAGGCTATTGATAGGGATTCTATAGAACCAGGGCATTTTAAATATTGGTTGGATTGGGCAAAGCAAAACCAGTATGGATTGGATTTTAACCCCACATTATTTTCGCATTCTAAAGCTGAATCCGGGTATACTCTATCCAGCCAAGACCAATCTATAAGAAGTTTCTGGATAGACCATGTAAAAAGATCCCGGAAAATTGCTGCCTATTTGGGCCAGAACTTAAACAAACCATGCATAAATAATATTTGGATACCGGATGGGGAAAAAGACATAACCCCTTCCCGCCTGGTGCACAGGGAGCTGCTTATAGATAGCCTGGACCAGATTTTGGATGTGGAGTATGCTAGAGAATTTCTTATAGATTCAGTAGAATCTAAATTATTTGGCATAGGTTATGAGTATTATACAGTGGGATCAAATGAATTTTATTTGCTGTATGCTGCTAAAAAAAGGATCGCTATCACCTTTGATATGGGACATTTCCATCCCACTGAACTGGTAAGTGACAAAATTAGTGCCACCCTGCCTTTCTTAACCGATATACTGTTACATATAAGCAGGGGAGTACGTTGGGACAGTGATCATGTCCCCATATTAGACCAGGAGCTAATAGATGTCATGCTGGAAATTAAAAGAGCTGATGCTTTTTCCAGAGTACATATGGGTACAGATTTCTTTGACGGGTCTATTAATAGGATAGGAGCATGGGTAGTGGGTGGAAGATCGGTAGCCAAAGCGATTTTACGTGCCTATCTGGAGCCAACCGAAAAGCTTATTGCATATGAACAGGATGGGAATCTTTTTGCCAGGCTGGCCTTGCATGAAGGCTTGATTTCCATGCCTTTCGGTGATATTTGGAATTATTACTTGGCTACCCATAATATGCCTGATGATATTGAAATGATCAAGGAGATAGAAACCTATCAGAAAGGGGTGTTAAACCAAAGACAGCAATAGAAAGTAATTGTTATAAACTTTTATATACTTTAAAATAACTAAAGTGGCCTTAAAGCAGGCAGTATGCTTTAAGCTGTTTGAATATGCAAAATAATATTATTTGTATTTAAAAAAAAGGAGCATCAAGGATTGATAATTGGTAATTTAAACCAGGATCTCCATCAGTTCAACTATATTGAAAACCAGGATTTGAAGAAAGTAGCTGACTTTATTAAAAGTAATGATTTCTCTACCAAGACAGAGGGCAGGCATCCCCTGGAAGGAGAAAGAATTTTTTATAATTTGATTTCCTATAATACCACCTTTACATCTAAACGGGATCCAGAAGCCCATTGGGAATATATTGATTTTCAATACCTGATCAGTGGAGAAGAGAATATCGGATGGGCTCCTTATAATCAAGACCAAGAGATACTTAAGGCTTATAATCCTGAAAATGATATATTAACTTTTTGCAATGTTAAGCAGGAAAGTTTTTTTACACTAAAAGCGGGAATGTATGCTATTTTCTTTCCCGATGATATTCACCGGCCCGGCATACAGACCTCTAGAAGCCTGGCTGTCAAGAAACTAGTGTTCAAGATTAAGATTTAGGGCGGCTACTTAACCGAAAACTCCAATTCCTCAAACAGTTCACCGTTAAGAAATACTTCAGCCTGGTAATTGCCGGAAGGGAAGCCTTCAGATATGTTTATATTAAAACTTAAGTAACCTGAGCCTTTTTTATCTACCCGGGAGACCTGTTCCTGGATTACGTCTCCGGTATCAAGATAAGTCCAGGCCACTTTTAACTCATCTTCGGGAGTTATATTTTCTATATTTACAGAAAGGTAAATATTTTTAATATCTGCAGGTAAAATATTAGGCATTTCCAGGGGGGAAT
The Actinomycetota bacterium genome window above contains:
- a CDS encoding L-rhamnose isomerase, with the translated sequence MDIEKHYKNAREKYGQMGIDTDKALEKMSSIPLSIHCWQGDDVAGFEKKGSVLSGGGILSTGAYPGRAGNIDQLAQDIEKAFSLVPGPKKLSLHAIYGDFKAKAIDRDSIEPGHFKYWLDWAKQNQYGLDFNPTLFSHSKAESGYTLSSQDQSIRSFWIDHVKRSRKIAAYLGQNLNKPCINNIWIPDGEKDITPSRLVHRELLIDSLDQILDVEYAREFLIDSVESKLFGIGYEYYTVGSNEFYLLYAAKKRIAITFDMGHFHPTELVSDKISATLPFLTDILLHISRGVRWDSDHVPILDQELIDVMLEIKRADAFSRVHMGTDFFDGSINRIGAWVVGGRSVAKAILRAYLEPTEKLIAYEQDGNLFARLALHEGLISMPFGDIWNYYLATHNMPDDIEMIKEIETYQKGVLNQRQQ
- a CDS encoding YhcH/YjgK/YiaL family protein, with amino-acid sequence MIIGNLNQDLHQFNYIENQDLKKVADFIKSNDFSTKTEGRHPLEGERIFYNLISYNTTFTSKRDPEAHWEYIDFQYLISGEENIGWAPYNQDQEILKAYNPENDILTFCNVKQESFFTLKAGMYAIFFPDDIHRPGIQTSRSLAVKKLVFKIKI